The sequence below is a genomic window from Pecten maximus chromosome 14, xPecMax1.1, whole genome shotgun sequence.
AACTTGTGTTTAAGGTGACCAGCAGTCCTATTTGACCTTTATGATGGTTCCCTTGACTAATGACTCCATTAAACATGGCACCTGGGTCAATAATATTTGAGTCtttgtatttttcataaaacaaaCATAGTATGATCACTTTCACCAAAATTTTGAAACCATTCAGTAGCAATAAGTTATTTAATAATTGACTGTGACCGATGGACTTCTTGCTcattttaccattaaaatttATTTAGGATATTGCACCTGTATAtgggctatatatatatatatgatcttTTGATTATTGATTGGCAAGATGAATACTAGCtggtattttatcaaaattacagTGTAAAATAATGCATGCGACTGGCAATATTAGCACAGGATGTTAAATTTACTTGTACCTGGCTGTTGCAGGTGTCTGCAGATCAAGATGAATCAGATCCTGAAATAGACATGGCTTGTCCTAAAacaggtaaattttatttaacagcatgttaataaacaaacaacatctGTCTATAATTAATCCATGGTTTGCACTTAAATTGTGTTCAAACacttttgaaaaattattaaaGTCCTTGATAAAACCTTGAATATAACGGATGTCCTTGAAGATCATTGACTCTCCTTGTACATTAACACCAAACTCAGATACAATTTCCATGTGAATTATAAGTGATTAACAGtagaaaaaagtaaaataagtgAGCAATTCAGAAcaattgggcctcttgttcacaGTTCAACGTTCTCCAATGTTCCAATTGGAACAGGTTGCAATCTATCGCCATTGCATTGTAGATGGAAAGATAAAAAAGGAAGCAAAGATGTAATATGTTGTAATACTTTGTTGTTCTTCAGATTGTGTTAGTGCTGTTTCAAAAAAGGCTGATGGAGGCAGAAAATATGATAAAAGGCAGGCATGTTTCTACTGTGGTGGGCTTTTTGCAAAGATTTCTTCACATCTTCAGAACATACACCAAGATGAAGCTGCTGTATGTGCAATTCTCGCAAAATCAAAGCATGGtgacgaaagaaaaaaaatgtggcaGGAACTAAGAAACAAGGGTAATTTCCATCACAATATCAAAATTCTGACTGGGTCATGTGTCGGAAACATAATTGTTGACAGACGACCGGCTAAGGAAAAAGGAAATGATTGTTTTCTCCCATGCCCAGCATGCTTGGCCTTCATCTTAAAAGACGACTTATGGCGGCATTCCAAGACCTGCCGATTCGTTCATGGTCAGAAAGACGAAAAATCTATCAAAAAAGAGGCAACACTGTTACTTCATGGCTCGACTTCATCATCAGAGAACGAAGAAAGTAAAAGATTTCACCAGGAAGTATTGGAAGGCATGAAAAAAGACAAAGTTTTTGACATGATTATACAAGACAAGCTGTTGGTTCTCCTGGGCTCCAAATTGCTAATAAAGAATGGCCGTGAAAGAGCAGGAAATGTGAGACAAAAAATACGAGAAATGGGACGTCTACTTCAGGTATTACCAAAAACAGTAGAGCAACGTTCAATGAGTGACTTCCTAACTCCTGAAAAATTTGATGCTGTTGTatgtggtgtgaaaaaactCTGTGTCCTTGAAGGAGAAACCATGCGGGGATGTGACAAGTTGCAGAGACCTGCACTGGCCCTTAAAGTTGGACATACTTTGAAGAAGTTAGCCCAAATCAAAGTAGGTCAGGCTTTGCGCGATCAAAAcgaaaaagaaaggaaagatgCCGAGTCATATCTGATTCTGCATAATGACGAATGGTGTGAACGTATCAGTAGTCATGCCCATAACACACTCTCAGAAAGGAAATTCAACAACCCCGATATATTACCGCTCACTGAAGACATTGTATGTCTGAGAAAATATCTTCTAAATGAGATGGAAAAAGTAAGAAAAGAATTAGACAAACAACCTTGCAGTAATACAAGTATGTGGAGACACCTCGCACAACTTACTCTGTGCAGGGTTTGTGTCTTCAACAGGCGTAGAGGGGGTGAAGTAGGAGAGATGTTGCTTGCATCATACATGGAACGGAATACAGAGCAGGGATCCAAAGAATTGATATCATGTTTGGAACCAATTGAAAAGAAACTGATGGAAAGGTAAAATTTTATGTAAACATCTACTCTTTTTCAGGTTTTGGTACAACGATCAGTATAGCCCTCCCTGTATGGGAGATACAGATGACCCATCAATCTCTGTCTCGAAGATACAGATGCCCTTCACTATAATAATTACCCTATAACTTAACTATTGAATTCATGACCGATTCCTGTTAGAAAAGTCCAATTCACAGATTTTTTGTTAATCATGATTAAGCAACTGACCACAGGTCAAGGTACTCCGTTCACAACTATGTGAAGGTGACGATTTTTGAAACAGTTTACTGACAACATTTTAATTCTtatgatattttgaaacaaaGTTTGTCTGAATTAAACAAGAATTAACATTAACCTGACCAAAGATCAAGGTAAAAAGGTCAAAAGTCAATTGTGGTATTGTAATTTGGTCCATAGGTCCAGGACAAAATGGGATTGATAGAATTATAGTTTTCTAATCACAAATGCTGAAGGGTAATcgaaaatttctttaaaaatgtcacatttaattttagcatacattatatatgatgATTTGATATGGATACACTGTTATTaatttaaatatgatattaaaatgatattaaaatagTCACTGAAGTCAAGTTGAATATGATTAGATCAAACTTAGGTATCACATATTTAACACAAATTTAAAGTAAATTGTTAGAAATGTATTTCAGTGTTGatgttgacatttgtatttcattgtcatgcatttgtatatattttcacttttattaatattcattcaTCTTCATGTTTACAGATTGCAGCTTGTAGATATCTTGGGGAAAAGAAAAAGGAAAGTTCCTGTTATTCTTACTGAAGACATGATAAAAGGTCTTGACTGCTTAAACAAACACCGGGCTGGAGTTGTAGTACCTACAAACAAGTATTTGTTTGCAGCTCCAACAACAGCAAATGGTCATTTGAAAGGATGGGATGCTCTCAATGTCGTATCTGAGAAAGCTGGCCTTATGAAACCTCGTTTGATGAGGACAACAAATCTGAGAAAATATGTGGCAACAGTTTCTCAGGTAGGCAAATGGATGTGTAAACTGAACTTATTCTGCTCACCTTTAA
It includes:
- the LOC117342681 gene encoding uncharacterized protein LOC117342681, coding for MKEDDQEKIVEDGQMIDDDQEKIVKAGQMIDDDQEKIVKDGQMKDDDQEKIVKDGQMMDDDQEKIVKDGQMKDDDQEKIVKDGQMMDDDQKKIVKDGQMKDDDQEMLVEDGELADDELERRSDYELERRSDYELERISNDELERRSDDELESITLTDGHDGNMSFRYDGNMVMLKENREAFSAVKEKPDLEQVMDSCSEDSNCSLIWPILSVNLRKTRILKRWQTNDSHKDSDSSVHDYDSDSRDPSYKPQKPDRLDDGETDASDHNDSSALTITKKRKVSADQDESDPEIDMACPKTDCVSAVSKKADGGRKYDKRQACFYCGGLFAKISSHLQNIHQDEAAVCAILAKSKHGDERKKMWQELRNKGNFHHNIKILTGSCVGNIIVDRRPAKEKGNDCFLPCPACLAFILKDDLWRHSKTCRFVHGQKDEKSIKKEATLLLHGSTSSSENEESKRFHQEVLEGMKKDKVFDMIIQDKLLVLLGSKLLIKNGRERAGNVRQKIREMGRLLQVLPKTVEQRSMSDFLTPEKFDAVVCGVKKLCVLEGETMRGCDKLQRPALALKVGHTLKKLAQIKVGQALRDQNEKERKDAESYLILHNDEWCERISSHAHNTLSERKFNNPDILPLTEDIVCLRKYLLNEMEKVRKELDKQPCSNTSMWRHLAQLTLCRVCVFNRRRGGEVGEMLLASYMERNTEQGSKELISCLEPIEKKLMERLQLVDILGKRKRKVPVILTEDMIKGLDCLNKHRAGVVVPTNKYLFAAPTTANGHLKGWDALNVVSEKAGLMKPRLMRTTNLRKYVATVSQIVDMGSNQELEWLASHMGHSLSVHREYYRLQEKTLELAKVSKLLMVVDKGLTHKYAGRRLDEITLDEIEDVPEEEPNQQDSEIEDVPEVEPNQQDSEIENVQVEPNQQDSEIEDVPDPEEEPNQQDSEPSLEKERKKKTRVPWTKADTEILKRIFHPCITSNKPPTKNDVLLGTRKNTYVKTMFEKRGWKCIKYYVWSLTQQHQKKKMKLLQASSLRN